Proteins encoded in a region of the Flavobacterium sp. MDT1-60 genome:
- a CDS encoding VOC family protein: MNHNVQSIRLFIGAKDFQISRSFYQDLGFEETILDPKFSVFKTGEIAFYLQDYYAKEWIENTMIFLEVDDVNRYYNELLALNLTEKYGVKLTPTRHLDWGSECFLHDPSGVLWHFGKFK; the protein is encoded by the coding sequence ATGAATCATAATGTCCAATCCATACGCCTATTTATTGGAGCTAAAGATTTTCAAATCTCCAGAAGTTTTTACCAAGATTTAGGATTTGAAGAAACAATTTTAGATCCAAAGTTTTCTGTTTTTAAAACAGGAGAAATTGCCTTTTATCTTCAGGATTATTATGCTAAAGAATGGATCGAAAACACCATGATTTTCTTAGAAGTTGATGATGTCAATCGTTATTACAACGAACTTTTAGCGTTAAACCTAACGGAGAAATATGGCGTAAAACTAACTCCAACACGTCATTTAGATTGGGGAAGCGAATGTTTTCTGCATGATCCTTCTGGTGTTTTATGGCATTTTGGGAAGTTTAAGTAA
- a CDS encoding cation:proton antiporter — MIEFFRNLLQEFELPLNNPVLIFSLILFIILLSPILLKKINIPGIIGLIISGVIIGPHGLNILAKNSAVDLFSTIGLLYIMFIAGLELDMNEFKANRNKSLLFGFFTFIFPLTIGFPVCFYLLNYDFNASFLTASMFATHTLVAYPIVSKLGIAKNQAVAITVGGTILTDTAVLIILAVIMGSSQGNLNQAFWIKLTISLAIFSAIMFLVIPRVAKWFFKKLESEKHAHYIFVLSVVFFAAFLAEVAGVEPIIGAFVAGLALNPLIPQSSALMNRIEFIGNSLFIPFFLISVGMLVDISVILSGPTALIVAGTLSVVAIFGKWIAAFFTQIVFKYTKTERQLIFGLSSAHAAATLAVILVGYKAEILDENILNGTIILILITCIVASFATEKAAKKIAICEEEISHEDAHKDQILDEHILIPLAKTSATASLLDFALLIKDKKSSNPITLLTIVPNNDQAEKNILRYRKAVDKFVIQGSASEVKINTIARIDHNPASGIARTSKEIMSDIVIVGWPRKTGFLDKIFGENVDSIINNVDKSLFICRFEKTFIEEKRLVFICPPFSERGAGFQLLLQKICRLSQELSVPIVIYAEYKTHQTIQQIVNNLKLNAKLGFKSILDWDDFEAISDEIKPTDLIVFNLSRKGSVSYQSIFDKLPQKFEKSFNENNLILVYPQDDNKVTSMDAYEDFTATPLTKGLEAIEQIGRGLGNILKKG; from the coding sequence ATGATAGAATTTTTCAGGAATTTATTACAAGAGTTCGAATTGCCACTTAACAATCCGGTATTGATTTTTTCATTAATACTTTTCATCATTTTATTATCGCCAATTTTACTGAAAAAAATTAATATTCCGGGAATCATTGGTTTGATTATTTCGGGTGTTATTATTGGCCCTCACGGACTTAATATTTTGGCCAAAAATTCAGCGGTAGATTTATTTTCTACAATTGGACTTCTTTACATCATGTTTATTGCCGGTTTAGAACTCGATATGAATGAGTTTAAAGCCAACAGGAATAAAAGTTTATTATTCGGGTTTTTTACTTTTATTTTCCCATTAACGATTGGTTTTCCGGTTTGTTTTTATCTCTTAAATTATGATTTTAATGCCAGTTTTTTAACGGCGAGTATGTTTGCGACACACACGTTGGTGGCATACCCAATTGTTAGTAAACTCGGAATTGCCAAAAATCAGGCAGTTGCAATTACTGTTGGAGGAACTATTTTGACAGATACCGCGGTTCTGATAATTTTGGCCGTAATTATGGGAAGCAGTCAGGGAAATCTGAATCAGGCTTTCTGGATAAAACTAACCATTTCATTAGCAATTTTTTCTGCGATCATGTTTTTAGTAATTCCGAGAGTTGCAAAATGGTTTTTTAAGAAATTGGAAAGTGAGAAACACGCCCATTATATTTTTGTTCTTTCTGTCGTTTTCTTTGCGGCATTTTTAGCCGAAGTAGCAGGAGTAGAGCCTATTATCGGCGCTTTCGTTGCTGGTTTGGCATTGAATCCTTTGATTCCGCAATCATCAGCATTAATGAACCGAATTGAGTTTATTGGAAACTCATTATTCATTCCGTTTTTCCTTATTTCTGTGGGAATGCTGGTTGATATCAGCGTAATTTTAAGCGGACCAACAGCCTTAATTGTAGCCGGGACATTGAGTGTAGTGGCTATTTTTGGAAAATGGATTGCAGCGTTTTTTACGCAAATTGTTTTTAAATATACCAAGACCGAAAGACAACTAATTTTTGGATTAAGCAGTGCGCATGCCGCAGCAACTTTGGCCGTAATTTTAGTTGGATATAAAGCCGAAATCCTGGATGAAAATATCTTAAACGGAACCATTATTTTAATATTGATTACCTGTATCGTGGCTTCTTTTGCTACAGAAAAAGCAGCAAAAAAAATTGCAATCTGCGAAGAAGAGATTTCTCATGAAGATGCGCATAAAGATCAGATTTTAGACGAGCATATTTTGATCCCATTAGCAAAAACTTCTGCGACAGCAAGTTTATTAGATTTTGCACTTTTGATAAAAGATAAAAAATCGTCAAATCCGATTACTTTATTGACGATTGTTCCGAATAATGACCAGGCTGAAAAGAATATTTTAAGATACCGAAAAGCAGTTGATAAATTTGTAATTCAGGGTTCAGCCTCAGAAGTAAAAATCAACACAATTGCCAGAATTGACCATAATCCTGCCAGTGGAATTGCCAGAACTTCAAAAGAAATCATGTCGGATATTGTGATTGTTGGCTGGCCAAGAAAAACAGGTTTCTTAGATAAAATTTTTGGAGAAAACGTAGATTCAATTATCAATAACGTTGATAAAAGTTTATTCATTTGTCGTTTCGAAAAAACATTTATTGAAGAAAAAAGATTGGTTTTTATTTGTCCGCCTTTTTCTGAAAGAGGAGCCGGATTTCAACTTTTACTTCAAAAAATTTGCCGACTGTCGCAAGAATTAAGTGTTCCGATTGTAATTTATGCCGAATATAAAACGCATCAAACCATTCAACAAATTGTTAATAATTTAAAACTGAACGCGAAATTAGGATTTAAAAGTATTTTGGATTGGGATGATTTTGAAGCTATTTCAGATGAAATCAAACCAACCGATTTGATTGTTTTCAACTTATCGCGAAAAGGTTCGGTTTCATACCAATCGATTTTTGATAAATTACCTCAAAAATTTGAAAAATCATTTAATGAAAATAACCTGATTTTGGTGTACCCGCAAGATGATAACAAAGTAACTTCTATGGATGCTTATGAAGATTTTACCGCAACGCCATTAACCAAAGGCCTTGAAGCGATTGAACAGATTGGTAGAGGTTTGGGGAATATTTTGAAGAAGGGATAA
- the panB gene encoding 3-methyl-2-oxobutanoate hydroxymethyltransferase, with translation MSVAKKDYKRITTKSLIEMKSNGEKISMLTAYDFTMAKIVDTAGIDVILVGDSASNVMAGHETTLPITLDQMIYHASSVVRAIERALVVVDLPFGSYQSDPKEALRSAIRIMKESGGHAVKLEGGKEIKESIKKILNAGIPVMGHLGLTPQSIYKFGTYSVRAKEDEEAEKLIEDAKMLEKVGCFAVVLEKIPADLAEKVAKSISIPVIGIGAGGGVDGQVLVIHDMLGMNNEFSPRFLRRYLNLYQEMTSAIGKYVADVKSSDFPNSSEQY, from the coding sequence ATGTCAGTAGCTAAAAAAGATTATAAAAGAATAACTACAAAATCGCTAATCGAAATGAAAAGTAACGGAGAAAAAATCTCTATGCTTACTGCTTACGATTTTACGATGGCAAAAATTGTTGATACTGCAGGAATCGATGTGATTTTAGTAGGTGATTCGGCATCAAATGTTATGGCGGGACATGAAACGACTTTGCCAATTACTTTAGACCAAATGATCTATCATGCTTCATCTGTAGTTCGTGCAATTGAAAGAGCTTTGGTTGTAGTTGATTTGCCTTTCGGAAGCTACCAGTCTGATCCAAAAGAAGCTTTACGATCTGCGATCAGAATCATGAAAGAAAGCGGCGGACATGCAGTAAAGCTCGAAGGTGGAAAAGAAATTAAAGAATCGATCAAAAAAATATTAAACGCCGGAATTCCAGTAATGGGACACTTGGGTTTAACACCACAATCTATTTATAAATTCGGAACTTACAGCGTTCGCGCCAAAGAAGACGAAGAAGCCGAAAAATTGATTGAAGATGCAAAAATGCTTGAAAAAGTAGGTTGTTTTGCTGTAGTTTTAGAAAAAATCCCAGCTGATTTAGCTGAAAAAGTAGCCAAAAGTATTTCGATTCCGGTTATTGGGATTGGTGCGGGAGGTGGCGTTGACGGTCAGGTTTTAGTAATTCATGACATGCTTGGAATGAACAATGAATTTAGCCCGCGTTTCTTACGCCGCTACTTAAACTTATACCAGGAAATGACCTCAGCAATTGGTAAATATGTTGCTGATGTTAAGTCAAGTGATTTCCCGAATTCTAGTGAACAATATTAA
- a CDS encoding L-serine ammonia-lyase translates to MEECISVFDMLKIGVGPSSSHTLGPWRAAERFLEELKNESILEQVTRVKVDLYGSLSLTGKGHATDLAVMLGLSGQDPEYIPVDNIAGIIKTIETKNEINLGNQLTIPFYFLQDIVFNKEFLPFHANGLKFTAYKADNSEYESTFYSIGGGFVVKEERINAKIKEEIKCAFPFPIQNAVELLNYTISENKLISEIVYENEKSMRPEEEIHSELMRIWNTMLECMYIGCHTGGILPGGLNVRRRAFDMHQNLIGLSNYSDPQSWLEEIRKTEVKFRQILKWVSCFALAVNEVNASLGRVVTAPTNGSAGVIPAVLMYYLVIENHNAGEKEIKQFLMVAGEIGSIFKKGSTISAAMGGCQAEIGVSSSMAAAALCELMGGTPAQVLMAAEIAMEHHLGLTCDPIGGLVQIPCIERNTMGAIKAINAAELALETDSKNAKVPLDKVINTMWQTAKDMNSKYKETSEGGLAIAVNMADC, encoded by the coding sequence ATGGAAGAATGTATCTCTGTTTTTGATATGCTTAAAATTGGCGTTGGTCCTTCAAGCTCACATACTTTGGGGCCATGGCGCGCTGCTGAACGTTTTTTAGAAGAGTTAAAAAACGAATCTATTTTAGAACAAGTTACCAGAGTTAAAGTTGATTTATATGGTTCACTTTCACTGACAGGAAAAGGTCATGCTACTGATTTGGCCGTAATGCTAGGTCTGAGCGGACAAGATCCGGAATATATTCCGGTAGACAATATTGCCGGAATTATCAAAACGATTGAAACCAAAAATGAAATCAATTTAGGTAATCAGCTTACGATTCCGTTTTACTTTCTTCAGGATATTGTTTTCAATAAAGAATTTCTTCCTTTTCATGCCAATGGGCTAAAATTCACAGCATACAAAGCAGATAATTCTGAATATGAATCTACTTTTTATTCTATTGGAGGTGGTTTTGTCGTTAAGGAAGAACGTATCAATGCCAAAATAAAAGAAGAGATTAAATGTGCTTTTCCGTTTCCCATTCAAAATGCGGTGGAGCTTTTAAATTATACGATTTCAGAAAATAAATTGATCTCAGAGATTGTTTATGAAAATGAAAAATCGATGCGTCCTGAAGAAGAAATTCACTCTGAATTAATGCGCATCTGGAATACAATGTTAGAATGTATGTATATTGGCTGTCATACAGGAGGAATTCTTCCCGGCGGTTTAAATGTTCGCAGAAGAGCTTTTGACATGCATCAGAATTTAATTGGATTATCTAATTACTCCGATCCTCAATCCTGGTTGGAAGAAATCAGAAAAACGGAGGTTAAATTTCGCCAAATCTTAAAATGGGTAAGTTGTTTTGCACTTGCCGTGAATGAAGTAAATGCCTCTTTAGGCCGTGTTGTTACAGCACCAACTAACGGAAGCGCTGGTGTAATTCCGGCTGTTTTAATGTATTATTTGGTGATTGAAAACCATAATGCGGGCGAAAAAGAAATCAAACAATTTTTAATGGTTGCCGGAGAAATTGGAAGTATCTTCAAAAAAGGATCTACCATTTCAGCAGCAATGGGTGGTTGTCAAGCCGAAATTGGCGTTTCGTCATCAATGGCTGCAGCAGCACTTTGCGAATTAATGGGCGGAACTCCTGCGCAGGTTTTAATGGCGGCAGAAATTGCCATGGAACATCATTTAGGACTTACCTGCGATCCAATTGGTGGTTTGGTTCAGATTCCGTGTATCGAAAGAAATACTATGGGTGCCATAAAGGCTATAAATGCAGCCGAATTGGCCTTAGAAACCGACTCTAAAAATGCAAAAGTTCCTTTAGACAAAGTGATTAATACGATGTGGCAAACCGCAAAAGATATGAATTCTAAATACAAAGAAACTTCTGAAGGAGGATTGGCAATTGCTGTAAATATGGCCGATTGTTAA
- a CDS encoding iron chaperone, which translates to METKKPLNIDEYIGAFPNDVQEILEKVRMTIQKAAPDATEKISYSMPAFEQNGIVVYFAAFKNHIGLYALPSGHEAFQEELSRYKSGKGSVQFPFNKPMPYDLITKIVKFRVKENLEKAKKK; encoded by the coding sequence ATGGAAACTAAGAAACCATTAAACATCGACGAATACATTGGCGCTTTTCCAAATGATGTTCAGGAGATTCTGGAGAAAGTTCGAATGACGATTCAAAAAGCAGCTCCCGATGCGACTGAGAAAATCAGTTATTCAATGCCGGCTTTTGAGCAAAACGGAATAGTGGTTTACTTTGCGGCTTTTAAAAATCATATTGGTTTGTATGCTTTACCAAGTGGTCATGAAGCATTTCAGGAAGAACTTTCTCGATATAAATCCGGAAAAGGTTCGGTTCAATTTCCCTTTAATAAGCCGATGCCGTATGATCTGATTACCAAAATTGTAAAATTCAGAGTCAAAGAAAATCTCGAAAAAGCGAAAAAGAAATAA
- a CDS encoding RluA family pseudouridine synthase, whose protein sequence is MKILSDKNNLQILHEDNHIIVVNKRVGDIVQGDKTGDKPLSDVVKEYIKDKYNKPGDVFLGVIHRLDRPTTGIVVFARTSKALTRMNEMFSNRETQKTYWAVVKNKPQETTAKLVHFLKRNEKNNTSKAHLKEVPDSKIASLDYTVFKELQNYVALEINLHTGRHHQIRAQLSAIGSPIKGDLKYGFDRSNPDGGIHLHARKLVFVHPVSKENITIVAPTPDETIWNAL, encoded by the coding sequence ATGAAAATTCTCTCCGACAAAAACAATCTCCAAATCCTGCACGAAGACAACCACATCATTGTGGTAAACAAGCGTGTGGGCGATATTGTACAGGGCGATAAAACAGGTGATAAACCTTTATCTGATGTTGTAAAAGAATACATTAAAGACAAATACAATAAACCTGGCGACGTGTTTCTGGGAGTGATTCATCGTTTAGACAGACCTACAACCGGAATTGTTGTTTTTGCCAGAACAAGCAAAGCTTTAACACGAATGAACGAAATGTTCAGTAATCGTGAAACACAAAAAACCTATTGGGCAGTTGTGAAGAATAAACCTCAGGAAACAACTGCCAAATTGGTTCATTTTTTAAAAAGAAATGAAAAAAATAACACTTCAAAAGCACATTTAAAAGAAGTTCCGGATAGTAAAATTGCCAGTTTAGATTATACTGTTTTTAAAGAACTTCAGAATTATGTTGCTTTAGAAATTAATCTTCATACGGGTCGTCATCATCAAATTCGTGCGCAATTGTCTGCTATTGGTTCTCCGATTAAAGGAGATTTAAAATATGGTTTTGACCGAAGCAATCCTGACGGAGGAATCCATCTTCACGCCAGAAAACTGGTTTTTGTTCATCCTGTTTCTAAAGAAAATATTACGATAGTCGCACCAACACCTGATGAAACCATTTGGAATGCCCTATGA
- a CDS encoding SH3 domain-containing protein yields the protein MKKIYFLIALFSSVLLHSQERYFLNSDTRLYTAANTSAAFLGYFKYGAEVRLLSESKNGWYKVQADNFNEGFIEEKFVTTRLNAKDIKVKDNENPIIEGGDAYYGGNHLFVLVASLKARALPDKNSKIKEILYTGDPVAVNYLPKNQEDWVNVNGNFTEEEAKYTLRKFIGIRPNFDALVKEFDKLDVNAMADRKTVSERMVELAWNSDYAKLAPAYQRYYEVVKQLNDPKLITETDLNMAIAKGLAKHKLPEEIVAFTQKAEFVLKGTKTKSLFLTQKDLVKTFGQPSKKANIGDECGVYLSDLFYYYPDLETSVEEKKNQAEIVKVYINENNKFIINANSVLDNSVSEKAFIEKYGAYIEASIKSPHNYSILVEDSQFKIEFKNGKLFSIEIFFYC from the coding sequence ATGAAAAAAATCTACTTTCTAATTGCCTTATTCTCTTCGGTCTTATTGCATTCACAAGAACGCTATTTTCTAAATTCAGATACCAGACTTTATACAGCTGCAAATACTTCCGCAGCTTTTTTGGGTTACTTTAAATATGGTGCTGAAGTTCGATTATTATCCGAAAGTAAAAATGGCTGGTATAAAGTACAAGCTGATAATTTTAATGAAGGATTTATTGAAGAAAAATTCGTTACAACAAGATTAAATGCAAAAGACATAAAAGTTAAAGACAATGAAAATCCTATTATTGAAGGCGGTGATGCCTATTATGGAGGCAATCATTTATTTGTTCTTGTTGCAAGTTTAAAAGCACGAGCCCTGCCTGATAAAAACTCAAAAATTAAAGAAATTCTTTATACCGGCGATCCCGTTGCTGTTAATTATCTTCCGAAAAACCAGGAAGACTGGGTAAATGTAAATGGCAATTTTACTGAAGAAGAGGCAAAATATACTTTACGAAAATTTATTGGTATAAGACCCAATTTTGATGCTTTAGTAAAAGAATTTGATAAACTTGATGTTAATGCCATGGCGGATCGAAAAACGGTCAGCGAAAGAATGGTAGAATTGGCATGGAACAGCGATTACGCTAAATTAGCTCCTGCTTATCAGCGCTATTACGAAGTTGTCAAACAATTAAACGATCCAAAACTTATTACTGAAACCGACTTAAATATGGCTATTGCCAAAGGTTTAGCAAAGCATAAACTACCCGAAGAAATTGTTGCCTTTACTCAAAAAGCCGAATTTGTTTTAAAAGGAACCAAAACCAAATCGCTTTTTTTAACACAAAAAGATTTAGTAAAAACATTTGGACAGCCTTCTAAAAAAGCAAACATTGGAGACGAATGCGGTGTGTATTTAAGTGACTTGTTTTATTATTACCCGGATCTGGAAACTTCTGTTGAAGAAAAGAAAAATCAGGCAGAAATCGTCAAAGTTTATATCAATGAAAACAACAAATTCATCATAAACGCAAATTCGGTTTTAGATAATTCTGTGTCCGAAAAAGCTTTCATTGAAAAATATGGTGCCTATATCGAGGCTTCTATAAAGTCACCGCATAATTATTCTATCCTTGTGGAAGACAGTCAATTTAAAATAGAATTTAAAAACGGTAAGCTTTTCAGCATTGAAATATTCTTCTATTGCTGA
- a CDS encoding SRPBCC family protein — translation MKTENNKFAKAEMLIRKPVSEVFNAFIDPEITSKFWFTKGSGKLEQNKKTEWTWEMYGFSLTVTTHVLQENKKIVIEWGNPEESTLVEWGFTPLNENETFVSITNSGFKGDSDKIIDQVRNSTEGFTLVLAGAKAYLEHKLQLNLVLDRFPKGLA, via the coding sequence ATGAAAACAGAAAATAACAAATTCGCAAAAGCCGAAATGCTGATTAGAAAACCTGTTTCAGAAGTTTTTAACGCTTTTATTGATCCGGAAATCACGAGCAAATTTTGGTTTACAAAGGGCTCAGGCAAATTAGAACAAAATAAAAAAACAGAATGGACCTGGGAAATGTATGGTTTTTCTTTAACCGTCACGACTCATGTTTTACAGGAAAATAAGAAAATTGTAATCGAATGGGGAAATCCTGAAGAAAGCACTTTGGTAGAATGGGGGTTCACACCATTAAACGAAAATGAAACTTTTGTTAGTATAACAAATTCTGGCTTTAAAGGCGATTCAGATAAAATAATCGATCAGGTTCGTAATTCTACTGAAGGTTTTACTTTGGTTTTAGCCGGCGCAAAAGCGTATTTAGAACATAAACTTCAATTGAATTTGGTTTTGGACCGTTTTCCAAAAGGACTTGCCTAG
- a CDS encoding SMI1/KNR4 family protein, producing the protein MTEHLERIIKKYSFPKRDVNSTVEIIDIELYSKLKLPKDYVFYLENYHGIDQFIGVEFINLWSLEEIIETNKNYNIVEELQHTIGIGSNGSGEFIGITLDKNENIKIILSPFIDLNTKYHIEIGTSFTDFLDRLDNGIDWFP; encoded by the coding sequence ATGACAGAACATCTAGAAAGAATAATTAAAAAATATAGTTTTCCAAAAAGAGATGTAAATTCTACTGTTGAAATAATTGATATTGAATTATATTCGAAATTAAAACTTCCGAAAGATTATGTGTTTTATCTTGAGAACTATCACGGTATAGATCAATTCATTGGTGTTGAATTTATAAACCTTTGGAGTTTAGAAGAAATTATTGAAACCAATAAAAATTACAATATAGTAGAAGAATTACAACATACTATCGGAATTGGTTCAAATGGAAGTGGAGAATTTATTGGAATTACATTGGATAAAAACGAGAATATCAAAATAATTCTTTCTCCTTTTATTGATTTAAATACTAAGTATCATATCGAAATTGGGACTTCTTTTACAGATTTTCTGGATCGTCTTGATAATGGTATTGATTGGTTTCCTTAA
- a CDS encoding TIGR00730 family Rossman fold protein: protein MKRITVFCGSSFGTEAIYAEQATLLGETLAKENIELVYGGANVGLMGALADGVLNNGGKAIGVLPDFLRSKEIAHLGLTELILVESMHERKTKMNDLCDGVIALPGGFGTLEELFEMLTWAQLGLHKKPIAILNINGFYNSLIELTETMVEKGLLKEANQKMLLVSDDIDDLLKQMRNYTPPTVGKWIDKEKL from the coding sequence ATGAAAAGAATAACTGTTTTCTGCGGTTCCAGTTTTGGAACCGAAGCCATTTATGCCGAACAAGCGACCTTACTTGGCGAAACTTTAGCTAAAGAAAATATAGAACTGGTTTATGGTGGCGCAAACGTAGGTTTAATGGGCGCTCTGGCTGACGGCGTTTTAAATAATGGCGGAAAAGCAATTGGTGTTCTACCAGATTTCTTAAGATCAAAGGAAATTGCTCATTTAGGTTTAACTGAATTGATTTTGGTAGAAAGCATGCACGAAAGAAAAACCAAAATGAATGATTTATGCGATGGCGTTATTGCGCTTCCGGGCGGCTTTGGAACGCTGGAAGAACTTTTTGAGATGTTAACCTGGGCACAATTGGGACTTCATAAAAAACCTATTGCAATTTTAAATATCAATGGCTTTTATAATTCTTTAATTGAATTAACCGAAACAATGGTCGAAAAAGGTTTACTGAAAGAAGCGAATCAGAAAATGCTTTTGGTAAGCGATGATATTGATGATTTATTAAAGCAAATGAGAAATTATACGCCACCTACAGTTGGAAAATGGATTGATAAAGAGAAGTTGTGA
- a CDS encoding aldehyde dehydrogenase produces MDYKNDIGYRKETLKKLLYNIQKSEDLIVKALYDDFKKPEFEAVLTETNYVISDLKDTIKNIHKWARRKRVFPSILNFPSIDYIYKEPYGKVLVIAPWNYPFQLALCPLIAAVAAGNRVILKPSELTPNTSAIISKIIEKTFHINHVEVFEGGVEISNKLLAQRWDYIFFTGSVAVGKIVARAAAENLTPVTLELGGKNPCIIDETANLKLAAKRIVWGKFINAGQTCIAPDYILIQKNMKVNFITFLIEEIIKAYGKKMEKSPDFARIINTKNFLRLDSMIEREKVIFGGETDANKLFISPTLIEEPSLDSPVMKEEIFGPILPILTYETETEIQNVISKYEKPLAFYIFSENHSFAKKLIENYSFGGGCINDTVVHFSNKRLPFGGVGHSGIGAYHGQLSFDIFSHHKAIVKKGNWLDLPMRYAPYKDKLTSIKRLLDWM; encoded by the coding sequence ATGGACTATAAAAACGACATCGGATATAGAAAAGAAACGCTCAAAAAGTTATTGTATAATATACAAAAAAGCGAAGATTTAATTGTAAAAGCTTTATACGATGATTTTAAAAAGCCGGAATTCGAAGCCGTTCTAACAGAAACAAATTACGTTATTTCTGATCTGAAAGACACCATCAAAAACATTCATAAATGGGCAAGACGCAAACGTGTTTTTCCATCGATTCTCAACTTCCCTTCCATCGATTATATTTACAAAGAACCTTATGGAAAAGTTTTGGTAATTGCTCCTTGGAATTATCCTTTTCAACTGGCTTTATGCCCTCTTATTGCAGCGGTTGCAGCAGGAAACAGAGTCATTTTAAAACCATCTGAACTTACTCCAAATACATCAGCAATTATTTCAAAAATTATTGAAAAGACATTTCATATCAATCATGTTGAAGTTTTTGAAGGCGGTGTTGAAATCTCTAATAAATTACTGGCTCAGCGTTGGGATTATATTTTCTTTACCGGAAGCGTTGCTGTCGGTAAAATTGTCGCCAGGGCAGCAGCAGAAAATCTAACTCCGGTAACTCTTGAGTTAGGAGGAAAAAACCCATGTATTATTGACGAAACGGCTAATTTAAAATTGGCCGCAAAACGAATTGTCTGGGGAAAATTCATCAATGCCGGACAAACTTGTATCGCTCCCGATTATATTCTGATCCAAAAAAACATGAAAGTCAATTTTATTACTTTTTTGATCGAAGAAATTATAAAAGCTTATGGTAAAAAAATGGAAAAATCTCCTGATTTTGCCCGTATCATCAACACTAAAAACTTTCTTCGGCTAGACAGCATGATCGAACGTGAAAAAGTGATTTTTGGAGGAGAAACGGATGCTAACAAACTATTCATTTCACCCACATTAATTGAAGAACCATCTCTTGATAGTCCTGTAATGAAAGAAGAGATTTTTGGTCCAATTTTACCTATTCTTACTTATGAAACAGAAACAGAAATTCAGAACGTCATAAGTAAATATGAAAAACCTCTTGCTTTTTATATTTTTAGCGAAAATCATTCTTTTGCTAAAAAGCTAATTGAAAATTACTCTTTTGGAGGCGGTTGCATTAATGATACTGTTGTTCATTTTTCAAATAAAAGATTACCTTTTGGAGGTGTCGGCCATAGCGGAATTGGTGCTTATCACGGCCAATTAAGTTTTGATATTTTCTCTCATCATAAAGCGATTGTTAAAAAAGGAAACTGGTTAGATCTGCCTATGCGATATGCTCCTTATAAAGATAAATTAACGTCTATCAAACGATTATTAGACTGGATGTAA
- a CDS encoding 2'-5' RNA ligase family protein, whose product MNLQEHYNRLYQKSSKAISEGNYIIENQINDVSDSRFGITLLIRPSDEIKAKIQLFLEELKEVDSTQYYYPNSDIHITVLSIISCYEGFTLDKIRIEEYIEIIQKSLIDVDKINIGFKGVTASPSAIMIQGFPTDESLNNLRDKLRENFKKSTLQQSIDSRYAIATAHSTVMRFQEKLRNPKELLEVVEKFRDFDFGEFEVDKLQLVCNDWYQRKSNTINLADLYL is encoded by the coding sequence ATGAATTTACAAGAACATTACAATCGACTTTATCAAAAATCTTCTAAAGCTATTTCTGAAGGAAACTATATCATTGAGAACCAAATTAATGATGTATCAGACTCAAGATTTGGAATAACTTTATTGATCCGCCCAAGCGATGAAATAAAAGCTAAAATTCAGTTGTTTTTAGAAGAATTAAAAGAAGTTGATTCTACACAATATTATTATCCCAATTCAGACATTCATATTACGGTACTGTCCATTATTTCGTGTTATGAAGGTTTTACTCTGGATAAAATCAGGATTGAAGAATATATCGAAATCATTCAAAAAAGTTTAATTGATGTAGATAAAATTAACATCGGTTTTAAAGGTGTTACAGCCTCACCTTCTGCAATAATGATTCAGGGTTTTCCAACGGATGAATCTTTAAATAACTTACGGGATAAATTGCGTGAGAACTTCAAAAAATCAACTTTACAACAAAGTATTGATAGTCGTTATGCCATTGCGACTGCACATTCAACCGTTATGAGATTTCAGGAAAAACTCCGAAATCCAAAGGAATTACTAGAAGTTGTAGAAAAATTTCGGGATTTTGATTTTGGAGAATTCGAAGTTGATAAATTGCAATTAGTTTGTAACGATTGGTATCAGCGGAAAAGCAATACCATTAATCTGGCAGATTTATATCTATAG